From a single Streptomyces sp. NBC_01264 genomic region:
- a CDS encoding CBS domain-containing protein, with amino-acid sequence MVSEADLLPKAEFRDHDPDLIERMRRLGDTLKAGSTLAKDLMTTPAVTVRPDTTLARAARLMAERHIKRLLVVDPAGTLQGIVSRSDLLKVFLRPDSELADEIRREVVGRLFPLAQHRVRVDVHHGVVTLSGGILDASLRLPEHKSLASTEIPGQNPF; translated from the coding sequence GTGGTCTCGGAAGCCGATCTGCTTCCGAAAGCGGAGTTCCGCGATCACGACCCCGATCTCATAGAGCGGATGCGGCGGCTGGGTGACACGCTGAAGGCAGGCTCGACCCTGGCCAAAGACCTGATGACGACCCCCGCCGTCACCGTTCGGCCCGACACCACACTGGCCCGGGCGGCCCGGCTCATGGCGGAACGGCACATCAAACGACTCCTGGTCGTCGACCCGGCCGGCACCCTCCAGGGCATCGTCAGCCGCAGCGATCTACTCAAGGTGTTCCTACGCCCGGACAGTGAACTCGCCGACGAGATACGGCGCGAGGTTGTCGGCCGACTGTTCCCCCTCGCACAGCACAGGGTGCGGGTCGATGTCCACCACGGCGTGGTCACCCTATCCGGCGGCATCCTCGACGCATCGCTCAGACTGCCGGAGCACAAATCCTTGGCCTCAACGGAAATACCTGGTCAGAACCCCTTTTGA
- a CDS encoding DUF5994 family protein, protein MTVTLERTAPAASSKPPRPARLVLTPKTTLAGQLDGAWWPRSRDLAAELPALVAALAEPWGRITRVTVNPTRWPVVPPKVPVAGHTVHVGWFTEQDADKLILLSYTVGRWDLLVVPPQTTPAAAARLMAAAAVPGSVLTPRALIAAEAVIGRRPDLRNREDAWESEGGARTSDIGSLARLPVGPLSAGAWW, encoded by the coding sequence ATGACCGTCACCCTGGAACGCACCGCACCTGCCGCGTCATCCAAGCCGCCTCGCCCCGCTCGCCTCGTGCTCACGCCGAAGACCACCCTCGCCGGGCAGCTGGACGGCGCCTGGTGGCCCCGCTCCCGTGACCTCGCGGCCGAACTTCCTGCTCTCGTCGCCGCCTTGGCAGAACCCTGGGGACGCATCACCCGCGTCACCGTGAACCCCACCCGCTGGCCCGTCGTCCCACCCAAGGTCCCCGTGGCCGGGCACACCGTGCACGTGGGCTGGTTCACCGAACAGGACGCCGACAAGCTGATCCTGCTCTCCTACACCGTCGGCCGCTGGGACCTCCTCGTCGTCCCACCCCAGACCACACCCGCCGCCGCGGCCCGACTGATGGCCGCCGCTGCCGTCCCCGGCAGCGTCCTGACCCCCCGCGCGCTGATCGCCGCCGAAGCCGTCATCGGCCGAAGGCCCGACCTCCGGAACAGGGAAGACGCCTGGGAGAGCGAAGGTGGGGCGCGCACATCCGACATCGGCTCCCTCGCCAGGCTACCGGTCGGACCGCTGTCCGCCGGCGCCTGGTGGTGA
- a CDS encoding slipin family protein codes for MEVLIFALIALAIPALIALPMTLKIVKQYEQGVLFRFGRLTGTRAPGLRVIVPFADVLHRVSLRIVTMPIQSQGIITRDNVSVDVSAVAYFRVVDAVKSVIAIENVGAAINQIAQTTLRKVVGQHTLDETLSKTDRINLGIREILDVTTAEWGVEVTLVELKDIQLPDSMKRAMARQAEAEREKRAKIINAEGESLASAALGDASDTMMAHPLALQLRNLQSLVEIGVDKNTTVVFPAPLMSTIGELGTFLARKTSAATVAATVQAPPVAELAAKIPTPPLPNGAAKAV; via the coding sequence ATGGAAGTCCTGATCTTCGCGCTGATCGCTCTGGCCATCCCTGCCCTGATAGCGCTGCCGATGACCCTCAAGATCGTCAAGCAGTACGAGCAGGGCGTACTGTTCCGCTTCGGCCGGCTCACCGGGACCCGTGCGCCGGGCCTGAGGGTCATCGTGCCGTTCGCGGACGTCCTGCACAGGGTGTCCCTGCGGATCGTCACCATGCCCATCCAGTCCCAGGGCATCATCACCCGCGACAACGTCAGCGTCGACGTCTCCGCGGTCGCCTACTTCCGCGTCGTCGACGCCGTGAAGTCGGTCATCGCGATCGAGAACGTGGGCGCGGCCATCAACCAGATCGCACAGACCACCCTGCGCAAGGTCGTCGGGCAGCACACCCTCGACGAAACCCTGTCGAAGACCGACCGCATCAATCTCGGTATCCGGGAGATCCTCGATGTCACCACCGCCGAATGGGGCGTCGAGGTCACTCTGGTCGAACTGAAGGACATCCAGCTGCCCGACAGCATGAAGCGCGCGATGGCCCGCCAGGCCGAGGCCGAACGGGAGAAGAGGGCCAAGATCATCAACGCGGAGGGCGAATCGTTGGCCTCCGCCGCACTCGGAGACGCCTCCGACACCATGATGGCCCACCCCCTCGCCCTCCAACTGCGCAACCTGCAGAGCCTCGTGGAGATCGGTGTCGACAAGAACACCACCGTGGTCTTCCCCGCACCGCTCATGAGCACCATCGGCGAACTCGGCACCTTCCTCGCCCGCAAGACCTCCGCCGCCACCGTGGCCGCCACCGTCCAGGCACCGCCCGTCGCGGAGCTCGCCGCGAAGATCCCCACCCCTCCCCTGCCCAACGGAGCAGCCAAGGCCGTGTAA